The following are encoded in a window of Pseudomonas sp. JQ170C genomic DNA:
- a CDS encoding acyl-CoA dehydrogenase family protein: protein MQLENYTSPWMDADLGAFRDSIRRFVREQLLPHEDKWREQHRSDRAAWLACGEMGMILPDMPSEYGGADGTPAHYAVAMEELTYAGVMSIALSINHIVGHYILASGTEAQKRQWLPKIASGECITSIAMTEPGTGSDLQGVRTRAVKQGDKYVINGSKTFISNGQNSDMVVVIAKTDLEAKGSKGISLFIVDTNTPGFVRGQCLDKIGLPGQDTSEMFFDECEVPADCLLGGVEGLGFYQLMQQLPYERAEISIQAVAAMERALALTVEYTKERKAFGKTILDFQNTRFTLADVKATVTASRTFGDLIIQRWVDGTLDTTTASMGKFWLTDRQGEVMDRCLQFFGGFGYMNEYPIARMFADARVARIYGGANEIQRELVGRSL, encoded by the coding sequence ATGCAACTGGAAAACTACACCTCGCCGTGGATGGACGCCGACCTCGGCGCATTCCGCGACAGCATCCGCCGCTTCGTGCGCGAGCAACTGCTGCCCCACGAAGACAAGTGGCGCGAACAGCACCGCTCCGACCGCGCCGCCTGGCTGGCCTGCGGCGAAATGGGCATGATCCTGCCGGACATGCCATCGGAGTACGGCGGCGCCGATGGCACCCCGGCGCACTACGCCGTGGCCATGGAGGAGCTGACCTATGCCGGCGTCATGAGCATCGCGCTGAGCATCAACCACATTGTCGGTCACTACATCCTCGCCAGCGGCACCGAGGCGCAGAAACGGCAGTGGCTGCCGAAGATCGCTTCCGGCGAGTGCATCACCTCCATCGCCATGACCGAGCCGGGCACCGGCTCGGACCTTCAAGGCGTGCGTACCCGGGCGGTGAAGCAGGGTGACAAGTACGTCATCAACGGCTCGAAGACCTTCATCAGCAATGGCCAGAACAGTGACATGGTGGTGGTCATCGCCAAGACCGACCTGGAAGCCAAGGGCTCCAAAGGCATTTCGCTGTTCATCGTCGACACCAACACCCCGGGCTTCGTCCGTGGCCAGTGCCTGGACAAGATCGGCCTGCCGGGGCAAGACACCTCGGAGATGTTCTTCGACGAATGCGAAGTGCCGGCCGACTGCCTGCTCGGTGGTGTCGAGGGGCTGGGCTTCTATCAGTTGATGCAACAGCTGCCTTATGAGCGTGCGGAGATCTCCATCCAGGCCGTTGCCGCCATGGAACGTGCCCTGGCGTTGACCGTTGAATACACCAAGGAACGCAAGGCGTTCGGCAAGACCATCCTGGACTTCCAGAACACTCGCTTTACCCTGGCGGATGTGAAGGCCACGGTCACCGCGTCGCGCACCTTCGGCGATCTGATCATCCAGCGCTGGGTCGATGGCACCCTGGACACCACCACGGCGTCGATGGGCAAGTTCTGGCTGACCGATCGCCAGGGCGAGGTCATGGACCGTTGCCTGCAATTCTTTGGCGGCTTCGGTTACATGAACGAATACCCGATCGCCCGGATGTTCGCCGACGCTCGCGTTGCGCGCATCTACGGCGGCGCCAACGAAATCCAGCGTGAGCTGGTAGGACGCTCGCTGTAA
- a CDS encoding SDR family NAD(P)-dependent oxidoreductase, with translation MKKLEGKVALVTGSGRGIGRSVALKLAADGARVVVNDLDAGPAEEVVAEIRAAGGQAVACVGSVTAVDFADRFVKTAVDTYGGIDIIVNNAGYTWDNVIQKMSDEQWYAIIDCHLTAPFRILRAAYPVISAAAKAEAAEGRVVHRKVVNISSIAAAGNAGQTNYSTAKAGILGMTKTLSKEWGRHKVNVNAVAYGHIETRMTQALAGDASKTVNIEGREIKVGIQAAAIEAGKQMCPLGRPGTPDEAAGAVYLFCIPESDYVSGQTLVCGGGLGTV, from the coding sequence ATGAAAAAGCTTGAAGGCAAAGTAGCGCTGGTGACCGGCTCGGGTCGCGGCATCGGCCGCAGCGTCGCATTGAAACTGGCCGCCGACGGCGCCCGCGTCGTGGTCAACGACCTGGACGCAGGCCCGGCCGAAGAAGTGGTGGCAGAGATCCGTGCGGCCGGTGGCCAGGCGGTCGCCTGCGTCGGTAGCGTGACCGCTGTCGATTTCGCCGACCGCTTCGTCAAGACCGCCGTCGACACCTATGGCGGCATCGACATCATCGTCAACAACGCGGGTTACACCTGGGACAACGTCATCCAGAAGATGTCGGACGAGCAGTGGTACGCGATCATCGACTGCCACCTGACCGCACCGTTCCGCATCCTGCGCGCGGCGTATCCGGTGATCAGCGCCGCCGCCAAGGCCGAGGCCGCCGAAGGCCGCGTGGTGCATCGCAAGGTGGTGAACATTTCCTCCATCGCCGCTGCCGGCAACGCAGGTCAGACCAACTACTCGACGGCCAAGGCCGGCATCCTCGGCATGACCAAGACCCTGTCCAAGGAGTGGGGCCGCCACAAGGTCAATGTCAACGCGGTGGCCTACGGTCACATCGAAACCCGCATGACCCAGGCCCTGGCGGGCGACGCGAGCAAGACCGTGAACATCGAGGGTCGCGAAATCAAGGTCGGCATCCAGGCTGCGGCCATCGAAGCAGGCAAGCAGATGTGTCCGCTGGGACGCCCGGGCACCCCGGATGAAGCCGCTGGCGCGGTGTATCTGTTCTGCATCCCGGAGTCGGACTACGTGTCCGGCCAGACCCTGGTCTGCGGCGGCGGCCTCGGCACCGTTTGA
- a CDS encoding MaoC family dehydratase: MSQAQKAFLQFSDVQVGDEVPLLKLRPINRTMLALYAGASGDHNEIHIDIDFARKARVPDVFAHGMLSAAYLGRLLTHWVPQTHIRKLAMRFTGITQIGHIPHLTGRVAEKIEVNGERLVRLHIKCANQYGEDKVVGEAVVALS, from the coding sequence ATGTCACAAGCCCAGAAAGCCTTCCTGCAGTTCAGCGATGTCCAGGTGGGCGATGAGGTGCCGCTTTTGAAGCTGCGCCCGATCAATCGCACGATGCTGGCGCTCTATGCCGGGGCGTCCGGTGACCATAACGAGATCCACATCGACATCGACTTCGCCCGCAAGGCCCGCGTACCGGATGTGTTCGCCCACGGCATGCTCTCGGCCGCCTACCTCGGCCGCCTACTGACCCACTGGGTGCCGCAGACGCACATTCGCAAGCTGGCGATGCGTTTCACCGGCATCACCCAGATTGGCCATATCCCGCACTTGACGGGCCGAGTGGCAGAGAAAATCGAAGTGAACGGCGAGCGCCTGGTGCGCCTGCACATCAAGTGCGCCAACCAGTACGGCGAAGACAAAGTGGTGGGCGAAGCCGTCGTCGCGTTGAGCTGA
- a CDS encoding MaoC family dehydratase N-terminal domain-containing protein, whose translation MADKSLIGRNLGVTTSDVEKGRLRFFAKAIGETDPVYTDEAAAKAAGYKALPVPPTFLLCLESEGRNPQAIVEDIMGFDLGRILHAEQEFNYHRMAFAGDVLTFDTRIVDVYEKKGGALQFVVQETRVTNQDGEHIADLRSSLVQR comes from the coding sequence ATGGCGGACAAGAGTCTGATCGGCCGTAACCTGGGGGTCACCACCAGTGACGTGGAGAAGGGTCGCCTGCGGTTCTTCGCCAAAGCCATTGGCGAGACCGACCCGGTCTATACCGACGAAGCCGCGGCCAAAGCCGCCGGCTACAAGGCGCTGCCGGTACCCCCGACGTTCCTGCTGTGCCTGGAAAGCGAAGGGCGCAACCCGCAAGCCATCGTCGAAGACATCATGGGCTTCGACCTGGGCCGCATCCTGCACGCCGAGCAGGAATTCAACTATCACCGCATGGCGTTCGCCGGCGACGTTCTGACGTTCGATACACGCATCGTCGATGTGTACGAGAAGAAGGGCGGGGCGCTGCAATTTGTGGTGCAGGAAACCCGCGTGACCAACCAGGACGGCGAGCACATTGCCGATCTTCGTTCTTCGCTCGTGCAGCGCTGA
- a CDS encoding lipid-transfer protein gives MSQKTYIAGVGMIQFAKPGASGSYIEMGAQAVRQALQDAGLSYDLVQQAYAGYVYGDSTCGQSALYEVGMTGIPVINVNNNCASGSTALYLARQAVESGAVDCALAFGFEQMQPGALKNFWTDRPLTMGKGFDASAAAFPEGIGMPGALMFFGGAGKEHMEKYGTRMETFAAIRAKASRHAANNSLAVFRKVVTTAEVMADQVVWEGVMTRLMACPPTCGGAAAIIVSERFAKKHGLRTDVTILAQALATDKPHAFDPPSMISVVGVGMTQQAANEVYEKAGVGPQDIRVCELHDCFAHNELLTYEGLGFCPVGGGEQFVMDGDNTYGGQVVINPSGGLLSKGHPLGATGLAQCFELTHQLRGSAGARQVEGLRHALQHNLGLGGAGVVTLFGRG, from the coding sequence ATGTCACAGAAAACCTATATTGCCGGCGTTGGCATGATTCAGTTCGCCAAGCCTGGCGCGAGCGGTTCCTACATCGAGATGGGCGCCCAGGCAGTACGCCAGGCGCTGCAAGATGCGGGCCTGAGCTATGACCTGGTGCAGCAGGCTTACGCCGGCTATGTCTACGGCGATTCCACCTGCGGCCAGTCTGCGCTGTACGAAGTCGGCATGACCGGGATCCCGGTCATCAACGTCAACAACAACTGCGCCAGCGGCTCCACCGCGCTGTACCTGGCGCGCCAGGCCGTCGAAAGCGGCGCTGTCGATTGCGCACTGGCCTTCGGCTTCGAGCAGATGCAGCCGGGCGCGCTGAAAAATTTCTGGACCGACCGTCCCCTGACCATGGGCAAGGGCTTCGATGCCTCCGCCGCCGCCTTCCCTGAAGGGATCGGCATGCCGGGCGCGCTGATGTTCTTCGGCGGCGCGGGCAAGGAGCACATGGAAAAGTACGGCACCAGGATGGAGACCTTCGCGGCCATCCGTGCCAAGGCCAGCCGTCATGCCGCCAACAATTCGCTGGCGGTGTTCCGCAAAGTGGTTACCACCGCAGAAGTGATGGCCGACCAGGTGGTCTGGGAAGGCGTGATGACCCGTCTGATGGCGTGCCCGCCCACCTGCGGTGGCGCAGCGGCGATCATTGTTTCCGAGCGCTTTGCCAAGAAGCATGGCCTGCGCACCGATGTGACCATCCTGGCCCAGGCGCTGGCCACCGATAAACCGCACGCGTTCGATCCGCCTTCGATGATCAGCGTGGTGGGCGTCGGCATGACCCAGCAGGCGGCCAACGAAGTCTATGAAAAAGCCGGCGTCGGCCCGCAGGACATCCGCGTCTGCGAGCTGCACGACTGCTTCGCCCACAACGAACTGCTGACCTACGAAGGCCTGGGTTTCTGCCCGGTGGGCGGCGGCGAACAGTTCGTCATGGACGGCGACAACACCTACGGCGGCCAGGTGGTGATCAATCCGTCGGGCGGCCTGCTGTCCAAAGGTCACCCGTTGGGCGCCACGGGCCTGGCGCAGTGCTTTGAGCTGACCCATCAGTTGCGCGGCAGTGCCGGTGCTCGCCAGGTCGAAGGTTTGCGCCACGCCTTGCAGCACAACCTGGGCCTGGGCGGCGCCGGTGTCGTGACGCTGTTCGGTCGCGGCTGA
- a CDS encoding CaiB/BaiF CoA transferase family protein → MAGPLAGVKVVEMNAIGPAPFATMLLADMGAEVIRIDRLVSGFLNGDDSVISRGRRSLAIDPRKPGSTEVLLQLIEGADVLVEGFRPGVMERLGLGPEHCLQRNPRLVYGRMTGWGQSGPLASAAGHDLNYLAITGALHAMGHADREPTPPLHLAGDMGGGAMFLAFGIVSALLEAQKSGKGQVVDAAISDGAALLSTMYYEFKQRGEWRGRGENIFDGGAPFYGCYVCADGGFVSIGSIEPQFYRLLMELCQIDDPAFERQWDRQQWPALRSKLETMFRTRTRDQWCELLDGTDVCFAPVLDFNEATEHPHHQARGTFMQTDGVTHPAPAPRLSRTPATAGRRVKNGEHTLDILRELGLDDTRIGELRAAGAIA, encoded by the coding sequence ATGGCAGGACCACTGGCAGGTGTGAAGGTAGTCGAGATGAACGCGATCGGGCCCGCGCCGTTCGCCACCATGTTACTGGCCGATATGGGCGCCGAGGTGATTCGGATCGACCGTCTGGTATCGGGCTTCCTCAATGGCGATGACAGCGTGATCAGTCGGGGGCGGCGCAGCCTGGCGATCGATCCGCGCAAGCCGGGCTCGACCGAAGTGCTGCTGCAGCTGATCGAGGGCGCCGATGTGCTGGTCGAGGGCTTTCGACCGGGGGTGATGGAACGCCTGGGGCTGGGGCCGGAGCACTGCCTGCAACGCAACCCGCGCCTGGTGTACGGGCGCATGACCGGGTGGGGGCAGAGCGGTCCGCTGGCCAGCGCTGCCGGCCACGACCTGAACTACCTCGCCATCACCGGTGCGCTGCACGCCATGGGTCATGCCGACCGCGAACCGACCCCGCCGCTGCACCTGGCGGGTGACATGGGCGGCGGCGCGATGTTCCTCGCCTTCGGTATCGTCAGCGCGTTGCTCGAAGCACAGAAGTCCGGCAAGGGGCAGGTGGTGGACGCCGCCATTTCCGATGGCGCCGCGTTGCTCAGCACCATGTATTACGAGTTCAAGCAGCGTGGCGAGTGGCGCGGCCGCGGAGAAAACATCTTCGATGGCGGCGCGCCTTTCTATGGCTGCTACGTCTGCGCCGATGGCGGGTTTGTGTCGATCGGCTCCATCGAGCCGCAGTTCTACCGGCTGCTGATGGAGCTGTGCCAGATCGATGACCCGGCGTTCGAGCGCCAGTGGGATCGCCAGCAATGGCCGGCCCTGCGCAGCAAGCTCGAGACGATGTTCCGCACCCGCACACGGGATCAGTGGTGCGAGCTGCTGGACGGTACCGACGTCTGTTTCGCCCCGGTGCTGGATTTCAACGAAGCCACCGAGCACCCGCACCACCAGGCGCGCGGCACGTTCATGCAGACCGACGGCGTTACCCACCCTGCACCGGCGCCCCGGCTGAGCCGCACCCCGGCCACGGCAGGGCGCAGGGTAAAAAACGGCGAACACACCCTCGACATCCTTCGCGAACTGGGGCTGGACGATACGCGTATCGGCGAGCTGCGCGCGGCGGGGGCGATTGCCTGA
- a CDS encoding LuxR C-terminal-related transcriptional regulator, which translates to MPDRPSLLARLTLVPPLSDALDERLPAPGTPDAKPLAAPILAEKFRVPATAPSHLPRVELLDRMDSPQTARLILVEAAAGFGKTTLLRQYRERCLARGRQVLWLTLDAADNELRRLAAHLHVALQSLGAPASNERPNDFSPQALLENLGALEQPFAIFLDDFETLESAPALGFFRQLLAALPPCGLLVIASRTTPDIALGRLRAHGQMRDITTDALRMSLVETTTFIREKCGLALEDVDIATLQQRTEGWITALYLSTLSLRGRTSAADFVTSLRGVNLELTDYLAEDILGRQTDECRQFLLHSSVLGRFSAALCDAVTARSDSQAMIDALQRANLFIQTVDEQHRWFRYHPLFTEFLHRALERQQPGKAAQLHAMAARWYLAQQQPEAAIEHYLLAGDTDSASEQIDRHLDLLIDAGRLRLLLRWFAQIPEPRLDRFPRLALAHAWTLVLDRRYQDAMARIERHRANPQTDTIRCLLQVFTDQIDAAYATGLVQIERTPPGDVLQHGMIATTLAYCMVATGRYEQARALLTRMVHPVGQNRSSIVDSIVVCVECIFDLIQGRLASAIARLHAASEDQAQRPEGKWAGGRPSLNILRALTRYEVDELGDARQLLSDIPVYALDSGGPDSMIVRHVLLARIAYHHGERAVWVQQLAELEQLGRRSGSLRMHCAAWLERAHVAMLENQLSVAAVALHNADLAGDWDRPDLLLYSCDTDTPFIARQRLRIFQGEHDSAATALQAAIREALERQHHRRALKLRVLYALALEGLGRHKEALDSLTQALQLASDEGFIRTFLDEGPTLAKLLQRWAVSYKAQCKSLGVAPEFLTHLLQCSATQRSQPQASTQEADAQLTTRELHVIRLLAAGNRNRAIAEQMHLSEHTVKTHLRNISAKLGAQSRTEVIAIARAKGLLD; encoded by the coding sequence ATGCCTGACCGCCCGTCCCTGTTGGCGCGCCTGACCCTCGTACCGCCCCTGAGCGACGCGCTGGATGAACGACTTCCTGCACCTGGCACACCCGATGCCAAGCCGCTTGCTGCGCCAATCCTTGCGGAGAAATTTCGCGTACCCGCCACCGCGCCCAGTCATCTGCCCCGTGTAGAACTGCTGGATCGAATGGATAGCCCGCAGACCGCCCGACTGATTCTCGTCGAGGCCGCGGCGGGCTTCGGTAAAACCACGCTGTTGCGCCAGTATCGAGAACGTTGCCTGGCCCGCGGGCGCCAGGTGCTGTGGTTGACCCTGGATGCCGCCGACAATGAGCTGCGGCGCCTGGCCGCCCACCTGCATGTCGCATTGCAGAGCCTCGGCGCACCGGCCAGCAACGAGCGACCGAACGACTTCAGCCCCCAGGCGCTGCTGGAGAATCTCGGCGCGCTGGAGCAGCCCTTTGCGATTTTTCTCGACGACTTTGAAACCCTGGAATCGGCCCCGGCACTGGGTTTTTTCCGGCAATTGCTGGCGGCCCTGCCGCCGTGCGGGTTGCTGGTCATCGCTTCAAGAACCACACCAGATATCGCCCTGGGCCGTTTGCGCGCCCACGGGCAAATGCGCGACATCACCACCGACGCCCTGCGCATGAGCCTGGTCGAGACCACCACCTTCATCCGAGAAAAGTGCGGCCTGGCGCTTGAGGACGTCGACATTGCCACGCTGCAACAACGCACCGAAGGCTGGATCACCGCGCTTTACCTGAGCACGTTGTCATTGCGAGGGCGCACGTCCGCGGCCGACTTCGTGACCTCGCTGCGCGGCGTCAACCTGGAGCTGACGGACTACCTGGCCGAGGACATCCTCGGGCGCCAGACCGATGAATGTCGCCAGTTCCTGCTGCACAGCAGCGTCCTTGGGCGCTTCAGTGCCGCGCTGTGCGATGCGGTGACCGCGCGCAGCGACAGCCAGGCAATGATCGACGCGCTGCAACGCGCCAACCTGTTCATCCAGACGGTGGACGAACAGCATCGCTGGTTCCGCTATCACCCCCTGTTCACCGAGTTCCTGCACCGTGCACTTGAGCGCCAGCAGCCAGGCAAGGCCGCACAACTGCACGCGATGGCCGCCCGGTGGTACCTCGCGCAGCAGCAGCCGGAGGCGGCGATCGAGCATTACCTGCTGGCCGGGGATACCGACAGCGCGAGCGAACAGATCGACCGGCACCTGGACCTGTTGATCGATGCCGGTCGGCTGCGGCTGCTGTTGCGTTGGTTTGCACAGATTCCCGAACCGCGGCTGGACCGATTTCCGCGGCTGGCCCTGGCCCATGCCTGGACGCTGGTGCTCGATCGCCGCTATCAGGACGCCATGGCCCGGATCGAACGCCATCGCGCCAACCCGCAAACCGACACGATTCGCTGCCTGCTACAGGTGTTCACCGACCAGATCGATGCCGCCTATGCAACGGGCCTGGTGCAGATAGAACGCACACCGCCAGGCGACGTCCTGCAGCACGGCATGATCGCCACGACGCTGGCCTATTGCATGGTCGCCACCGGCCGCTATGAACAGGCCCGAGCGTTGTTGACGCGAATGGTCCACCCGGTTGGGCAGAACCGCTCGAGCATTGTCGACAGCATTGTCGTCTGCGTGGAATGCATCTTCGACTTGATCCAGGGACGCCTGGCAAGCGCCATCGCCCGCCTGCACGCCGCCAGCGAGGATCAGGCACAAAGGCCCGAAGGCAAGTGGGCCGGTGGCCGGCCTTCGCTGAATATCCTGCGTGCGCTGACGCGGTATGAAGTCGATGAGCTCGGCGACGCCCGGCAGTTGCTCAGTGATATCCCTGTCTATGCCCTCGACAGCGGCGGCCCGGACTCGATGATCGTCCGGCATGTCTTGCTCGCGCGCATCGCCTACCATCACGGCGAGCGTGCTGTCTGGGTGCAGCAACTGGCCGAACTGGAACAACTGGGGCGGCGCAGTGGGTCGCTGCGGATGCATTGTGCTGCGTGGCTGGAGCGCGCCCATGTGGCGATGCTTGAAAACCAACTGAGTGTCGCTGCCGTGGCCCTGCACAACGCCGATCTGGCCGGTGATTGGGACCGTCCGGACCTTTTGCTGTACAGCTGCGATACCGATACCCCGTTCATCGCTCGCCAGCGGCTGCGCATTTTCCAGGGTGAACACGACAGCGCTGCCACGGCCCTGCAAGCGGCCATCCGCGAGGCCCTGGAACGTCAGCACCACCGCCGGGCCCTGAAGCTGCGCGTGCTCTACGCCCTGGCACTGGAGGGCCTGGGCCGACACAAGGAGGCACTGGACAGCCTCACCCAAGCCCTTCAGCTGGCCAGCGACGAAGGTTTTATCCGTACCTTTCTCGATGAGGGCCCGACCCTGGCAAAACTGCTCCAGCGCTGGGCGGTGTCGTACAAGGCCCAATGCAAGAGCCTGGGCGTCGCGCCGGAGTTCCTCACGCACCTGCTGCAGTGCAGCGCCACCCAGCGTTCACAACCCCAGGCCAGTACCCAGGAGGCGGACGCTCAGCTGACCACGCGCGAGCTCCATGTCATTCGGTTGCTGGCCGCCGGCAACCGTAACCGGGCCATCGCCGAACAGATGCACTTGTCCGAGCACACGGTCAAAACCCACCTGCGCAACATCAGCGCGAAACTGGGCGCCCAGAGCCGCACGGAAGTCATCGCCATTGCCCGTGCCAAGGGGCTGCTTGATTGA
- a CDS encoding helix-turn-helix transcriptional regulator has protein sequence MLLSMTRRDQGKVAATGGTRVANLPRLPAVYLPRARLLDALLESAQRLRLLCAPAGYGKSALLNECLRQCNPERWAWLDFKGQSLTLAQFCQRLATSLNVEAADARDPQTLLIWLEHSEEACWLVLDDYPAHACPELDAWIDQLLRSHGQARLWVSCRQRPNWKLARLLLEGELLEFGAGQLAFDREEFETLVDLLDPSVEAATRDTLWHQTHGWCAGTFLLLNGNGRQDRAGALWMRDYLGGELLARVDADERRLLLGIAHLPRVSTTLCDQLWPDMEAGSVFRRLLQSQSFFAPLDSEAQWYCLFPAVAQALQGELNAAGVSQVRLSACRLLCNDGFVDEAVELALSIGYVDVAACYMERLTLDWLLIERNLFTWLDWRARLPLRLLECTPNLIYMNARALLSSWRLDEAQACIARLTRISPQPKAAVNVRILANWQALEGTLQGLLGNADGAFEHCESALQHLELRDWQSSFLCYSTLARVSMAAGEREQAERLLQACLALARNQGCLASEVLINADRIRQLILGGALLEAEVLVQECLGLVARLSGRHSLLLGRLHLLQGELHLLGGDLDASEHALERALAFGTESGDPYTLHALIGLSEVHACRGDVEQAQTCLSKATRAMQCAKVKESCYQAIIAYQHLRLLARQGAWARMLPMALTARAYVQGEGVQLPPLHAPSLRQRIELMVALGEQGTGQSEAARERLVALLADCERRGFGSLIHEVHVALARTGAQSCLPSLQVQVALAPMSLVASPPPGPAAAPRPGLELTPREVAVLELVAQGLSNQEISDQLFISLNTVKAHTVHINHKLGVKRRTQAVMLAKAMGVLA, from the coding sequence ATGCTGCTTTCAATGACGCGTCGGGATCAAGGCAAGGTGGCGGCTACCGGCGGCACTCGCGTTGCCAATCTGCCCCGTTTGCCTGCCGTCTATCTGCCTCGGGCGAGACTGCTCGACGCGCTGCTTGAGAGTGCGCAGCGCCTGCGCCTGCTGTGTGCTCCGGCGGGTTACGGAAAGTCGGCCTTGCTCAATGAGTGCCTGCGCCAGTGCAACCCTGAACGCTGGGCGTGGCTTGACTTCAAAGGCCAATCACTGACGCTGGCGCAATTTTGCCAGCGGCTTGCAACGAGCCTCAATGTCGAGGCAGCGGACGCTCGCGATCCCCAGACCCTGCTGATATGGCTGGAGCACAGCGAAGAAGCCTGCTGGCTGGTGCTGGACGATTACCCGGCCCACGCCTGCCCGGAGCTCGATGCCTGGATCGACCAGCTGCTGCGCTCGCACGGGCAAGCCCGGCTCTGGGTCAGTTGCCGGCAACGGCCGAACTGGAAGCTGGCGCGCTTGCTGCTGGAGGGTGAACTGCTTGAGTTCGGTGCCGGGCAACTGGCCTTCGATCGCGAAGAGTTCGAGACGCTTGTCGATTTGCTGGACCCCAGCGTCGAGGCTGCGACGCGCGACACACTGTGGCACCAGACCCACGGCTGGTGCGCCGGTACGTTCCTGTTGCTCAACGGCAACGGCCGCCAGGACCGGGCAGGGGCGTTGTGGATGCGCGATTACCTGGGCGGCGAACTCCTGGCGCGTGTCGACGCGGATGAACGCAGGCTGTTGCTGGGAATAGCGCATTTGCCTCGGGTGTCCACCACGCTCTGCGATCAGCTCTGGCCCGACATGGAGGCCGGGAGTGTCTTTCGCCGGTTGCTGCAATCGCAATCGTTTTTCGCGCCGCTGGACAGCGAGGCACAGTGGTATTGCCTGTTTCCTGCCGTGGCACAGGCGCTGCAAGGCGAGCTGAATGCCGCGGGCGTCAGTCAGGTGCGCTTGAGCGCTTGTCGCCTGCTCTGCAATGACGGGTTTGTCGACGAGGCCGTGGAGCTGGCGCTGTCCATCGGTTACGTGGATGTGGCGGCCTGCTACATGGAACGCCTGACGCTGGACTGGCTGCTGATCGAACGCAACCTGTTCACCTGGCTCGATTGGCGTGCGCGCTTGCCCTTGCGCCTGCTGGAGTGCACGCCAAACCTGATCTACATGAATGCCAGGGCGTTGCTGAGCAGTTGGCGCCTGGACGAGGCGCAAGCCTGTATCGCGCGCCTGACCCGGATTTCCCCGCAGCCCAAGGCGGCGGTCAACGTGAGGATTCTGGCCAACTGGCAGGCACTGGAGGGTACGTTGCAGGGGCTGCTGGGTAACGCCGACGGCGCGTTCGAGCATTGCGAGTCGGCCTTGCAGCACCTGGAGCTGCGTGACTGGCAGTCCTCGTTCCTGTGCTATTCCACCCTGGCGCGGGTTTCGATGGCCGCCGGCGAGCGCGAGCAGGCCGAACGATTGCTCCAGGCCTGCCTGGCCCTGGCGCGCAACCAGGGTTGCCTGGCCAGCGAGGTGCTGATCAATGCCGATCGCATTCGTCAGCTGATACTGGGCGGCGCGTTGCTCGAGGCCGAGGTTCTGGTGCAGGAGTGCTTGGGCCTGGTCGCCCGGCTGAGTGGTCGGCACAGCCTGTTACTGGGGCGTTTGCACCTGTTGCAGGGCGAGTTGCACCTGCTGGGCGGCGATCTCGATGCCAGTGAACACGCGTTGGAGCGGGCGCTGGCGTTCGGCACGGAAAGTGGCGACCCCTACACCCTGCATGCGCTGATCGGCTTGTCCGAAGTGCACGCCTGTCGTGGCGACGTTGAACAGGCACAGACCTGCCTGAGCAAGGCGACACGCGCCATGCAGTGCGCGAAGGTCAAGGAAAGCTGTTATCAGGCGATCATCGCCTATCAACATCTGCGCTTGCTGGCGCGGCAAGGGGCCTGGGCGCGGATGTTGCCGATGGCGCTGACGGCCCGGGCCTACGTTCAGGGCGAGGGCGTGCAACTGCCACCGCTGCATGCGCCTTCGTTGCGCCAGCGCATCGAGCTGATGGTGGCCCTGGGCGAACAGGGCACCGGCCAGAGTGAGGCGGCGCGGGAGCGGTTGGTGGCGTTGCTGGCGGACTGTGAACGCAGGGGGTTCGGCAGCTTGATCCATGAGGTGCACGTGGCGTTGGCGCGAACCGGTGCACAATCCTGCTTGCCATCCCTTCAGGTGCAGGTAGCGCTTGCGCCCATGAGCCTGGTGGCCAGCCCGCCGCCGGGTCCTGCGGCGGCCCCGCGGCCCGGGCTGGAACTGACACCCCGGGAGGTCGCGGTGCTGGAGCTGGTCGCCCAGGGTCTGTCCAATCAGGAAATCAGCGATCAGCTGTTCATCTCGCTCAATACGGTCAAGGCCCACACCGTGCATATCAACCACAAGCTGGGTGTCAAACGGCGTACGCAAGCGGTGATGCTGGCCAAGGCGATGGGGGTGCTGGCCTGA